The following are encoded in a window of Astyanax mexicanus isolate ESR-SI-001 chromosome 6, AstMex3_surface, whole genome shotgun sequence genomic DNA:
- the LOC103038511 gene encoding uncharacterized protein LOC103038511 gives MEVVEKLIAVSVDVILALSALNAAFHLFKDHRAPSVGFLLVACSSALAVLPLSAPSLTAAQKDLEWAAEALGPVLSAFGFLWLSQDCSTAFVLLLGSALLPLLADWLSADGLVVMSRCVGLSALSCSLTVCLFAGNAPGVVGSVALSLPALVAPRVRGAALGSITSPRAAGGLLRWLLKATMAGGCWTTKMALKKFLHDLKGWD, from the exons ATggaggtggtggagaaactgatTGCCGTGTCTGTGGACGTCATTCTGGCACTCTCAGCACTAAACGCTGCATTTCACCTGTTTAAG gatCACAGAGCTCCATCCGTAGGTTTCCTCCTCGTGGCATGTTCCTCTGCGCTGGCAGTTCTTCCTTTATCTGCCCCATCTCTCACAGCTGCCCAGAAGGATCTGGAATGGGCCGCCGAAGCTCTTGGTCCGGTTCTGTCCGCATTCGGGTTCCTGTGGCTCAGCCAGGACTGCTCCACCGCCTTTGTGCTTCTGCTTGGCTCCGCCCTTCTCCCACTGCTTGCTGATTGGCTGTCGGCAGACGGGTTGGTGGTCATGTCGCGCTGCGTGGGGTTATCGGCGCTCTCCTGCTCGCTGACCGTCTGCCTGTTCGCTGGAAATGCCCCCGGAGTGGTGGGCAGTGTGGCCCTCAGCCTGCCTGCTCTAGTGGCCCCCAGGGTCAGAGGTGCTGCCTTGGGCTCGATCACATCCCCACGGGCTGCCGGGGGGCTTCTGCGGTGGCTCCTCAAAGCCACTATGGCTGGAGGCTGCTGGACAACAAAGATGGCTCTGAAGAAATTCCTGCATGATCTGAAAGGCTGGGATTAA